The following proteins are co-located in the Castanea sativa cultivar Marrone di Chiusa Pesio chromosome 8, ASM4071231v1 genome:
- the LOC142605927 gene encoding uncharacterized protein LOC142605927 yields MEEINKELVGEFTRAEVDLALNQMAPLKAPGPDGMPPLFYQYYWPSIRDEVSEAVLDCLNSEKMPSCLNHTFLTLILKVKSPEKVYDFRPIALFKSGYHALCEEARSDEASSSDSGLVARFWSKIWKPGVSGKVKHFLWRACTDSLPTRINLMKRKILSDLICHLCGRVDEDTLHALWGCEAVKQVWDRDFNWVNQFEVAQGSFQDLVEKVLSKPRLREDFATTAWFVWARRNKSRLNEKTTPLNGIRDAIRNFLQLFHSCREPPVSNKMQRQRNWIPPKPGQYKVNFDGALFNENDEAGVGIVVRDSRGLVVVAMAEKIIKPHSMECLQILATRHAVIFAKEIGLQLSHFVGDSKIVIKGLLGGGNAILIYRAFV; encoded by the exons ATGGAAGAGATAAATAAGGAATTGGTGGGAGAATTTACACGTGCTGAGGTTGATTTGGCTCTTAATCAGATGGCACCATTGAAAGCACCGGGACCGGATGGGATGCCACCACTCTTTTATCAGTACTATTGGCCAAGCATTAGAGATGAAGTATCCGAGGCAGTATTGGATTGTCTGAATTCTGAGAAGATGCCATCATGTTTGAACCACACATTCCTTACTCTTATACTAAAAGTGAAGAGTCCTGAAAAAGTGTACGATTTTAGACCTATAGCTCTTT TTAAATCTGGGTACCATGCTCTATGTGAGGAAGCAAGGAGTGATGAAGCCTCAAGTTCAGATTCGGGGCTAGTAGCTAGGTTCTGGTCGAAAATATGGAAGCCAGGGGTGTCGGGGAAAGTTAAGCATTTTCTTTGGAGAGCTTGTACAGATAGCTTGCCAACGAGAATTAATCTGATGAAGAGGAAAATTCTGAGTGATCTGATCTGCCATCTGTGTGGCCGAGTTGATGAAGACACGCTCCATGCATTGTGGGGCTGTGAGGCTGTCAAGCAAGTATGGGACCGTGACTTCAACTGGGTGAACCAATTTGAAGTGGCACAAGGATCATTTCAGGACTTGGTAGAGAAGGTCCTATCAAAACCGAGATTGCGTGAAGATTTTGCAACAACAGCATGGTTTGTATGGGCACGCAGAAATAAGTCGAGACTGAATGAAAAAACAACGCCACTCAATGGCATTAGAGATGCAATAAGAAATTTTCTGCAATTATTTCATTCTTGCCGTGAACCACCTGTTAGTAATAAGATGCAAAGACAACGCAACTGGATACCTCCAAAGCCAGGTCAGTATAAAGTCAACTTTGATGGAGCATTGTTTAATGAAAATGATGAAGCTGGTGTGGGCATTGTGGTACGTGACTCAAGAGGACTAGTTGTCGTGGCAATGGcagaaaaaataatcaaacCGCATTCTATGGAGTGTCTTCAGATCCTGGCAACAAGGCACGCTGTGATTTTTGCAAAAGAAATTGGGTTACAACTGTCCCACTTTGTAGGTGATTCAAAAATAGTCATCAAAGGGCTATTGGGGGGGGGGAATGCAATCCTAATCTATCGGGCATTTGTTTAG
- the LOC142605928 gene encoding uncharacterized protein LOC142605928, whose protein sequence is MVDVESSSLNHIDVLINKGKDDEWRFTGFYDALESQRRLETWDLIGSFHNRFSVPRLVAGDFNEITKSSEKRGGRLCPYLQMQNFRDALDECGLMDLGFVGSKFTWFKKCASDIYVCERLDRGVATTDWLDKYPAAQVKVLECGLLYHKPILIYPNGVPIKLNKPWRFKQVWLEDDGCHDTVAIAWSEDGGDFANG, encoded by the coding sequence ATGGTGGACGTTGAATCTTCTTCGTTAAATCATATCGATGTCTtaataaataaagggaaagatGATGAGTGGAGATTTACGGGTTTTTATGATGCTTTAGAGTCTCAAAGGAGGTTGGAAACGTGGGATTTGATAGGAAGCTTTCATAATCGGTTCTCGGTTCCTCGACTTGTTGCAGGTGATTTCAATGAGATTACCAAGTCTTCGGAAAAGAGAGGTGGAAGGTTATGTCCCTATTTACAAATGCAAAATTTCCGTGATGCTTTGGATGAATGTGGGTTGATGGACCTAGGTTTTGTGGGAAGCAAGTTTACTTGGTTTAAGAAGTGTGCAAGTGACATTTATGTGTGTGAAAGATTAGATAgaggggtagcaaccacagaTTGGCTAGATAAGTACCCGGCTGCACAAGTCAAAGTGTTGGAGTGTGGTTTATTGTACCACAAACCAATTCTCATCTATCCGAATGGGGTGCCTATAAAATTAAACAAGCCATGGCGTTTTAAGCAAGTTTGGCTTGAGGATGATGGGTGCCATGATACGGTGGCAATAGCATGGAGTGAGGATGGGGGGGATTTTGCCAATGGGTAA